From one Tachysurus vachellii isolate PV-2020 chromosome 23, HZAU_Pvac_v1, whole genome shotgun sequence genomic stretch:
- the tipin gene encoding TIMELESS-interacting protein isoform X2, with product MMYDPSENGLFGMSDYDQVEDESFPPLPPPLSPGEGNYDEDPVANGEEGELSKLPDVPVAKRRTVKRPQPKLDSQRLLSERGLPALRTLFDDVKFKGKGHEAEDLKVLMKKMENWAHRLYPKLQFEDFIDKLEVLGSKKDVQTCLKRIRLDMPLTHEDFIGNDGDEAVVHSQEDADTFEDRSFSEDPFIHSTPAPAPVSLTEEQQQRIERNKQLALERRLARQKQLESSQSAFADEPAASPTAHHVSHDDQKELDQTTGNTDTPLQQDPAETQSSPQHNRCDSPVPEITNSRDNESD from the exons ATGATGTATGATCCATCAGAAAACGGTCTGTTTGGCATGTCTGACTATGACCAAGTAGAAGACGAGTCATTTCCCCCTCTTCCACCACCACTGTCCCCTGGAGAGGGCAACTATGATGAGGATCCTGTGGCCAACG GTGAAGAAGGAGAGCTGTCCAAGCTACCTGATGTTCCTGTAGCTAAAAGGCGAACTGTTAAGAGACCCCAGCCTAAACTAGACTCTCAGAG GCTGCTGTCCGAACGAGGACTTCCTGCCTTACGTACATTATTCGACGATGTCAAATTCAAAGGCAAAGGCCATGAG GCTGAGGATCTTAAGGTTCTAATGAAGAAAATGGAGAACTGGGCTCACAGACTTTATCCCAAACTGCAGTTTGAGGATTTCATCGACAAACTGGAGGTATTAGGAAGCAAGAAAGATGTACAG ACATGTCTCAAGCGAATTCGACTGGACATGCCTTTGACGCATGAGGATTTCATCGGAAACGATGGCG ATGAAGCTGTGGTCCACTCTCAGGAGGATGCAGACACGTTTGAAGATAGAAGCTTTTCTGAAGATCCATTTATCCACTCCACTCCTGCCCCTGCACCGGTCTCTCTTACAGAGGAACAGCAGCAGCGCATTGAGCGCAACAAACAGCTGGCCCTCGAAAGAAGGCTGGCTCGGCAAAAACAGCTAG AGTCGTCGCAGTCGGCTTTTGCGGATGAACCCGCTGCAAGTCCTACAGCACATCATGTCAGCCATGACGACCAGAAAGAACTGGATCAAACCACAGGCAACACTGACACACCTTTACAACAGGATCCGGCAGAGACACAGAGCTCCCCTCAGCATAACAGATGTGACAGTCCAGTTCCAGAGATAACAAATAGCAGAGATAATGAGAGCGATTGA
- the dis3l gene encoding DIS3-like exonuclease 1: protein MIKTEKILHLKSSRGRKVRVVREHYLREQVPCGSALCQAQCQKDGKLLSRDVTHYVVPDAGVVRDFLEVLEFREFRGVVFTQTACQALQSTRGRRHYNRLRGLLKDPRYDCVLFANEFQQYSYCAREKGETQEKWQTRCVYHAAVWYYNHLAGLMSVVMITEDQDAIKEFGSQNSGVYVISTQEYLQSFWPDLHAAQELYASIAQSLQERESEGTEKEYTEHLPAEVLEAGIKSGRYIQGILNVNKHRSQHEAFVRLQGSESKNSELNSDVLISGMKHRNRAIHSDVVAVELLPRGEWKGWSTALTEGRGEEKGEDSQSQPMPTGRVVGIVQRNWRDYVVTFPPREELQSQSRNSKKILVIPWDWRIPKIRISTQQAEALQDHRVIVRVDSWESTSLYPNGHSVRVLGKAGELETEIQTILVENYIHVPPFSEAQLREMPVNSKEQPWQMDQTEKDSRKDLRDTHLVFSIDPLGCEDVDDTLSVRTLPGGKRLELGVHIADVTHFVKEGSLTDLEARCRATTYYLADRRYDMLPAVLSADLCSLLGGVDRYAMSVLWELDAKSLAVCSVWYGRTLIRSSYQLHYELAQSLLYGEDVEVPELAHLESSVRDKKLAELLQALEQLTRVARHLRSQRDKGGALELEGVEVRAQLDKDKNIAALVPKQPLEVHETVAECMIYANHWVALKIQECFPHQALLRRHPPPRQEFFNQLIDSAKCHGFAIDTRSNKALADSLDQAVDPKDPLVNRLLRMMATQAMSNAVYFSTGSCPEDQFYHYGLALDRYTHFTSPIRRYADIIVHRLLMAAVQSEKEECKNLASNKELEELAHHINNKNRAAQHVQKQSTELFQCLYFRDKDPLTDEHCVADAIIYSIRANGVLVFLPRYGLRGAVYLKNRENQVVSVGDDGVCVWQVGTLQRYPDRISSCTSTGTNTFYLFNHVTVRISVETSRCHSDNLHLELLSNKPHQSAVAESRPSGRAQSELIEEVVRREEASLQAEVEKTRKPRLSKEEREFGQSKLPNLYSILQEISELALFDTALCQIQNTEVPTC from the exons atgattaaaacagaaaaaatcttACATTTGAAGAGCTCCCGTGGAAGAAAAGTTCGTGTTGTCCGAGAGCACTATCTGAGGGAGCAGGTCCCGTGTGGAAGCGCGCTGTGTCAGGCACAATGTCAGAAAG ATGGCAAGCTGTTGTCCAGAGATGTGACTCATTATGTGGTGCCGGATGCTGGAGTGGTGAGAGACTTCCTGGAGGTTCTGGAGTTCAGGGAGTTTCGTGGGGTCGTGTTTACACAGACAGCATGCCAGGCTTTACAAAGCACACGTGGGCGCAG GCACTATAACAGGCTGCGTGGTCTCCTGAAGGACCCTCGGTATGACTGTGTTCTGTTTGCCAACGAGTTTCAGCAGTATTCGTACTGTGCCCGGGAAAAAGGAGAAACACAAGAGAAATGGCAAACACG GTGTGTGTATCATGCAGCAGTCTGGTATTATAACCATTTGGCTGGTCTGATGTCAGTTGTTATGATCACAGAAGACCAGGATGCCATTAAAGAATTTGGCAGCCAGAACAGTGGCGTTTATGTCATCTCAACTCAG GAATATTTGCAGAGTTTCTGGCCAGACCTGCATGCAGCTCAAGAGCTCTATGCCTCCATTGCTCAGAGTCTacaggaaagagagagtgaaggcACAGAGAAGGAGTACACTGAGCATTTACCTGCAGAGGTTCTGGAGGCAGGGATTAAATCTGGCAGATACATTCAG GGCATACTGAATGTGAACAAGCACCGATCACAGCATGAGGCCTTTGTCCGTTTGCAGGGCTCTGAAAGCAAGAATTCAG AACTTAATAGTGATGTTCTGATCAGTGGAATGAAGCATCGTAATAGGGCAATACACAGCGATGTGGTTGCTGTGGAATTGTTGCCACGTGGTGAGTGGAAGGGTTGGAGTACTGCTTTAACAGAGGGACgaggagaggagaaaggggAGGACAGTCAGAGTCAGCCTATGCCAACAG gCAGAGTTGTAGGTATCGTACAGAGAAACTGGAGGGACTATGTTGTAACGTTTCCTCCTCGAGAGGAGCTCCAATCTCAGTCCCGAAACTCTAAGAAGATTCTGGTCATTCCCTGGGACTGGCGGATCCCAAAGATACGGATCAGCACCCAGCAGGCTGAAGCACTACAG GACCATAGGGTGATTGTGAGAGTGGACTCATGGGAGAGCACTTCACTCTACCCCAACGGTCACAGTGTGAGAGTCCTGGGCAAGGCCGGTGAGTTGGAGACTGAAATTCAGACCATACTTGTGGAGAATTATATCCATGTGCCTCCATTCTCTGAAGCACAG TTGCGAGAGATGCCTGTGAACTCGAAGGAGCAACCATGGCAGATGGACCAGACTGAGAAGGACTCTCGGAAGGACCTGCGTGACACGCACCTGGTCTTCAGTATTGACCCACTGGGCTGTGAGGATGTGGATGACACGTTGTCAGTGCGCACCCTGCCTGGAGGAAAACGCCTGGAACTGGGAGTCCACATTGCAGATGTTACACACTTCGTGAAAGAGGGTTCTCTCACTGATCTGGAGGCTCGCTGCAG AGCCACAACATATTACTTGGCTGACCGAAGGTATGACATGCTGCCGGCGGTGTTGAGTGCTGACTTGTGCTCACTGCTTGGGGGAGTGGACAG ATATGCCATGAGTGTTCTGTGGGAACTGGATGCTAAGTCTCTGGCAGTGTGTAGCGTGTGGTACGGCCGCACGCTCATCAGATCCTCTTATCAGCTGCACTATGAGCTGGCCCAGAGCCTGTTATATGGAGAAGATGTGGAGGTGCCTGAGCTGGCACATCTTGAGAGCTCTGTACGGGACAAGAAACTGGCTGAGCTCCTGCAGGCCCTGGAGCAGCTGACTCGTGTAGCCAGGCATCTGCGTTCACAGAGGGATAAAGGAGGTGCTTTGGAGCTGGAGGGTGTTGAAGTCAGGGCACAGCTAGATAAGGACAAAAACATTGCTGCTCTGGTGCCCAAGCAACCTCTGGAGGTGCATGAGACGGTGGCAGAGTGCATGATCTATGCCAATCACTGGGTGGCACTTAAGATCCAGGAATGTTTCCCGCACCAGGCGCTGCTGAGGCGTCATCCCCCACCTAGACAGGAGTTCTTCAACCAGCTGATTGACAGTGCTAAATGTCATGGCTTTGCTATCGATACGAG GTCGAACAAGGCTCTGGCTGATTCTTTGGACCAGGCAGTGGATCCAAAGGACCCTCTGGTAAATCGGCTACTGAGGATGATGGCCACTCAGGCCATGTCTAATGCTGTGTACTTCTCTACTGGATCCTGCCCCGAGGATCAGTTCTATCACTACG GTCTTGCTCTGGATCGGTACACGCATTTCACCTCTCCAATCAGGCGGTATGCTGACATCATAGTGCATCGTCTTCTCATGGCTGCTGTCCAATCAGAGAAAGAGGAGTGCAAGAACTTGGCTAGCAACAAGGAACTGGAGGAATTGGCTCATCATatcaacaataaaaacaga GCAGCTCAGCATGTTCAGAAGCAGTCCACAGAGCTTTTCCAATGCCTCTACTTCCGAGATAAGGACCCACTCACTGATGAGCACTGCGTGGCTGACGCCATTATCTACTCCATCAGGGCCAATGGCGTATTGGTCTTTTTACCACG gTATGGTTTGAGGGGTGCGGTGTACCTGAAGAATCGGGAGAATCAGGTGGTGAGTGTGGGGgatgacggtgtgtgtgtgtggcaggtgGGGACACTGCAGAGGTATCCAGACCGGATCAGCTCCTGCACCAGCACAGGGACAAACACCTTTTATCTATTCAACCATGTCACA GTGCGTATCTCTGTGGAAACTTCCCGTTGTCATTCTGACAACTTGCATCTGGAACTCCTTAGCAACAAGCCACATCAGTCTGCCGTGGCCGAGTCCCGGCCGAGCGGCCGAGCCCAGTCTGAGCTGATTGAGGAGGTGGTGCGTAGGGAAGAGGCGTCTCTTCAGGCAGAAGTGGAGAAGACGAGGAAACCAAGACTGAGCAAAGAGGAAAGGGAGTTCGGACAGAGCAAATTGCCAAATCTGTACTCTATCCTGCAGGAAATCAGTGAGCTTGCCCTGTTTGATACAGCTCTCTGTCAAATACAAAACACTGAAGTACCAACATGCTGA
- the tipin gene encoding TIMELESS-interacting protein isoform X1 — translation MMYDPSENGLFGMSDYDQVEDESFPPLPPPLSPGEGNYDEDPVANGEGEEGELSKLPDVPVAKRRTVKRPQPKLDSQRLLSERGLPALRTLFDDVKFKGKGHEAEDLKVLMKKMENWAHRLYPKLQFEDFIDKLEVLGSKKDVQTCLKRIRLDMPLTHEDFIGNDGDEAVVHSQEDADTFEDRSFSEDPFIHSTPAPAPVSLTEEQQQRIERNKQLALERRLARQKQLESSQSAFADEPAASPTAHHVSHDDQKELDQTTGNTDTPLQQDPAETQSSPQHNRCDSPVPEITNSRDNESD, via the exons ATGATGTATGATCCATCAGAAAACGGTCTGTTTGGCATGTCTGACTATGACCAAGTAGAAGACGAGTCATTTCCCCCTCTTCCACCACCACTGTCCCCTGGAGAGGGCAACTATGATGAGGATCCTGTGGCCAACGGTGAGG GTGAAGAAGGAGAGCTGTCCAAGCTACCTGATGTTCCTGTAGCTAAAAGGCGAACTGTTAAGAGACCCCAGCCTAAACTAGACTCTCAGAG GCTGCTGTCCGAACGAGGACTTCCTGCCTTACGTACATTATTCGACGATGTCAAATTCAAAGGCAAAGGCCATGAG GCTGAGGATCTTAAGGTTCTAATGAAGAAAATGGAGAACTGGGCTCACAGACTTTATCCCAAACTGCAGTTTGAGGATTTCATCGACAAACTGGAGGTATTAGGAAGCAAGAAAGATGTACAG ACATGTCTCAAGCGAATTCGACTGGACATGCCTTTGACGCATGAGGATTTCATCGGAAACGATGGCG ATGAAGCTGTGGTCCACTCTCAGGAGGATGCAGACACGTTTGAAGATAGAAGCTTTTCTGAAGATCCATTTATCCACTCCACTCCTGCCCCTGCACCGGTCTCTCTTACAGAGGAACAGCAGCAGCGCATTGAGCGCAACAAACAGCTGGCCCTCGAAAGAAGGCTGGCTCGGCAAAAACAGCTAG AGTCGTCGCAGTCGGCTTTTGCGGATGAACCCGCTGCAAGTCCTACAGCACATCATGTCAGCCATGACGACCAGAAAGAACTGGATCAAACCACAGGCAACACTGACACACCTTTACAACAGGATCCGGCAGAGACACAGAGCTCCCCTCAGCATAACAGATGTGACAGTCCAGTTCCAGAGATAACAAATAGCAGAGATAATGAGAGCGATTGA
- the muc15 gene encoding mucin-15, producing MQGKYASKMPSGTAFVLLLTLQSLQLVSTQTANPGNEETTSLLFSGIPDDWERGNGVSLHDEDNGISSGSMISSGDYEYQAFNQTVIAVTGQYDDNTSTTASPQTTVNVNDNTSSLQNDTSIPFTQNPSLEPATTNDSNVNLTETNTTTPSPGNSTTAITVAITNATSTAAFNITQNSTSEVSENFTTTSPPQVSNYTNSPSENVTNTTVSTTSTNMTVSTTSTNMTTSTTMQTSVYTTEMNITGGSLDFIGNMDRGLASDNQQQSKTHAWGAILGIGVGVAIVAMVIFIIVKRRNYRDFSHRKLVEDFPSEPVLRLENSEPLDLKFDGCAYYNPGLQGDNIQMTNFPQGHTK from the exons ATGCAG GGAAAGTATGCAAGCAAGATGCCTTCAGGTACTGCCTTTGTTTTACTGCTGACACTCCAGAGTCTCCAGCTGGTGTCCACTCAAACTGCTAATCCAGGGAATGAAGAAACAACTTCTTTACTATTCAGTGGGATACCTGATGATTGGGAAAGAGGAAATGGTGTTAGCTTACATGATGAAGATAATGGGATTTCGTCAGGCTCCATGATATCTAGTGGGGATTATGAATATCAAGCTTTCAACCAGACTGTCATTGCAGTAACAGGACAATATGATGATAACACGAGTACAACCGCATCACCTCAGACTACAGTCAACGTCAACGATAACACATCGAGCCTGCAAAATGACACGAGCATTCCTTTCACACAGAACCCATCACTGGAACCTGCAACCACCAATGACAGCAATGTAAACCTCACAGAGACCAACACCACAACTCCAAGTCCTGGGAATTCTACCACTGCTATTACAGTTGCTATTACAAATGCTACTTCCACTGCTGCTTTTAACATCACTCAGAATTCAACATCAGAAGTCAGCGAGAACTTTACAACTACAAGTCCACCACAAGTTTCAAATTACACAAACTCCCCTAGTGAGAATGTAACAAATACGACCGTCTCTACAACCTCTACAAATATGACCGTCTCTACAACCTCTACAAATATGACCACCTCTACTACCATGCAGACCAGTGTATACACCACAGAAATGAACATAACTGGGGGATCGCTTGATTTCATAGGGAATATGGATAGAG GTCTGGCTTCAGATAATCAACAGCAAAGCAAAACTCATGCATGGGGAGCCATTCTGGGTATTGGTGTTGGAGTGGCaattgttgccatggtgatctTTATCATTGTGAAACGAAGGAACTACAGAGACTTCTCACACAGGAAACTGGTGGAAGATTTTCCATCTGAACCAG TTCTGAGATTAGAGAACAGTGAGCCCCTGGATTTGAAATTTGATGGATGTGCATACTACAATCCTGGACTACAAGGAGACAACATTCAAATGACTAACTTTCCACAAGGACACACTAAGTAA